The Tenrec ecaudatus isolate mTenEca1 chromosome 13, mTenEca1.hap1, whole genome shotgun sequence genome segment acatatttacatatacatataaatgtaatACATTAATGCTTCGTGTATGAAGTCCATTTTCACACATTTGCATACAACATGGACTTTCATGTGTCAAGTCAATTTTTTGCCAATTTACATATAAAATGGACTTTAATGTATTATGATGGGAGGAAGCAAGCTATTTAAATGGAAAAATGCAGGGGTGAATATCTCTTCCACAAGCTAGGCGATAGTAAATCGAGCCCTCTATGTTGTCGCCAAGACTTCTAACGGTAGACATGGGTCTGCTCAGTTGCAGACAATGTCATCAGAAAGCCGAAGCACCATCTAGAAAGGAAGACATTTCGTGCTCAACTCACGGTCTCTGGCTTTAGCGAGCAGGTAAGCAGGTGTGCTGTTTCCTCTTGACCCCTGACTTAAGAAGACAAACAGCCTTTGTTCTATTGCACAAACATTGCTAGCCCGTGTAACACAGGCTAAACCTGTATTTTGAAAATTCTCCGTGGTTGCCTGGCCTTTGGGTCCCCTTACTGCTTCAATGGGACAGAGAGGTTTGATACTGTCCTGGATGATGTTTGGTATCTACCTTAACACTTTATTTGGTGGGAGGAGAGAGTCACTAGAATGAACATAattagaagaaacaaacaaacaaacacatagaaATATTAAGAGGAAATATAAGAGGAAAAATTAAGTTCAAGACATTGGTTTATAAATTGTGTAAGAACCTATGTTTCAGTGGAGCCGTGGGATGAACTTCAAAGCTGGGGATTACTTCAGGACCAACATGAAAGGACCCTCTTGCCCTTAGAGCAAGTGTATATGTTTTCTATGGCTCTGTAGAAGTACATAAGATATTGTTTTGAAAGAACactctaccacacacacacaattgactTATCTCCTTTTTGGAGTGTGTGGTGAAAGGCCAGATTGAACAATGTGGCCTTGATGGGGTTGTGGCCTCCCTTTGAGGGGCTtccatggtgcagggccaggacaCTTGGGCGAGGCAAATGGGTCTGGTTTAGGGCGAGCTCTGCGGAGATGGGGAAAGCGGCAGGAAAGGAGTATGTTTCCGTAATCTGCTTCACTAGGCAGTGCACatttaatctctctctctttacttTTAGGTCTTCTGCGCTGTAAATGCTATCCTTGACCTTTCAATCTTTCAGAGTCAAGTTATTCTAGAAAACCTGATAAGGGAcctaaaaaagaaaatcccaacTTTATGCTTTAGCCCTCTGGAAGCCAATGGAAGAATCTCtgttcagggatcatttctgGCTCTCAAGAAGCTCAGAGAATCGTTGTTGTTACAAGCCACTGCCCTTCCAGGGAATAAAACGCCTTCTAGCTGTGAGGGAGAGAAGTGCAGCAGAGCAAGCCCCCGAAGGAGCAGACAGGGAAATCATGCCCCGTCGGAGTCACTCAGGACCTTAGTACCCGAGACAACCAGAAATGGAGAAACACTCGTTCTCGACACAGATGTGTTCCTTTACTTGAAATTCAAGTGCAGGTATTATGAAAGCACATTGAAAGAGTGCAAAGTTCTAAGTCAGGAGACAGGGGATGGGGACATCACCACAATTTGTCTGAAAAATGCACAGGGCGGGTCGCAGCCACACAATGCAAAGCAGGTAAAGCAGCTCCTGGAAGGATATGCACATTCTCTTCAGCGAGACCTTAGAAAAGAAACATTGGTTCTAGAcggaaaggagaaagaagagaaaagggcTCTCCGATTGGCATGTGAGAAGCTGCAAttgaggttccctaaagtgctGGTCAATTGTTACAGGACCCACATTgacatgataggatcttcctctGACACTTACCTATTTAAAAAACAGGTAAGGAAATTAACAGGATGAAAGGCTACTTAATAAGATCTCAGCAACAGTAGTGTTAACAGTTCCTTCCTCAACAGAACTGGGACCACATCATGTACCTGCTGGCGTTGCACATACCTTCTCATTTAATCCACACTACCCACTTTCATGGTAGGAATGATTCTCTTTaggttacaggagaagaaagtagGAGTTGGAGACATTAAAAGACCTTCTGAAAGTTATAGACCTCACACGAATGGGCTGGAACTAGCCCAGGATGTCTGACGACAAAGAATTTGTGAGGTATAGCACTTTGaaaagaagcaaaataaaaacaaatagttAAACTTGGAAGAAATCTCGTTTTCTCGGCAGCTCCAAGTTATTAGAAAAAGAAGTAGACTCAATTCTAACATACTAGAAGTTTGAGTGATTGTTTACCTGCTCTTGGTGATTTCTTAACATTTACAACATAGGTGTTCACTCTAGAATCTAAATAGGCAAAAGCCACTTGAGATGCTGTGCAGCTGGAAGGTAGTTTTGAGCCggattaccgtcttggaaacccacaggggcagttctgccccgtcctatagggtcactatgattccatggtatgtgtttgtttaatcataACTGTACTAAACCCCATTGTGGTGAGATTTCAGGCCACAAAGTATTTTCACTGCTGTTAATTTAGCCCAGGCTTGTACAAAAGGTTTGGGTTCATGTTATAAAGAATTTTGAGCTCTCCGTTTCTccgccaccccgagtgtggtgttgctccgacttcaccatgtcatctcataagactttcaggatcaagagattcctggccaagaaacagaagcagaatcagcccattccccaatggattcgaatgaaaactggtaataaaatcaggtacaactccaagagaagacattggagaacaaccaagctgggtctgtaaggagccccctgagggatggcacgcatggccacaTTTTCTCAGGCTAAAATCATGTGTTGAATTAAgacttttgtccccatctgatgaattgaacttctattggcaaataatctggtttattccttgttttttttcgcTTTcacatcaagtttaacaataaattatGTAAAGCTGTtggtttgaaaataaaaaaagaattttgaaagaaaCTGTAGTGCCTTTTTTCCTTTCGCCATCTTTATTTAGAATTTATAAAGTTAAAGTCATAGCATTTGAGGAGCAAGATTCTGGATAGTAAtgctgtttgttgccatcaagttgactctgactcccaGCAGTCCCatgtgacttttcagaagcacatgtctagACATGGCTCACGAGGCAGCTCTGATTGGATTCGAACCTTCAACTTTCCAGCAAAGAGTTGAACACGTAGCCATTTGCACTCACTGGGGTTTCTGTGCATAGCAATGGTGTTGTTAAGTGTGCGGATtcagttcctattcatagcagACCTATGTACACCagcacgaaacactgcctggtcctgtttcATGTCATGAcctttcctatgtttgagcccgttgttgcagtcactgtgtcaacccatcttgttgcgggtcctcctcttttccactgcccctctactttatcaagcatgatgtcattttgccttctgataacatgtccagaataCATGAGACACAATCTTACCATCCTAATTTCTAAGGGCCATTCTGGCAGTATTTTTCATAGAACAGACTCGTTCTCTcaacagtccatggtattttaataTTCCTCATCAACATCATAATTTAAAAGCGTCAATTCTCCAATCTGCTTTATTGATtttccagcttttgcatacatttgagacaactgaaaatgccatgacttgagtcacatgcaccttagtcctaaaaatgGTACCTTTGCTCTTTAGCTCTTTAAAGAAGTCCTTTCCTTaagatttgcccaatacactATGCTTTCAGATTTCTTGACCGTAAGCTCAAgagtgttgattgtgaatccaagtaaaatgaaacccttgacaattttaatattttctccatttgtgtTGCGTATTGGTCCAGTCTTAAGgatttttcttttatattgaaATGTACTCTaagagtttgcttgtttttctaaaaaaaaaaaatgtactctATACACctatagtctttgattttcaccagTAAGTGCTTGAAGTACTCTACAGTTTGAGCCagcaaggatgtgtcatctgACTGTAGCAGATTGAATCATTAGTGAAATaggtagttgtgttagtctgggttgactagagaaacaaattcatgaacactcatgtgtacaagagagagctATGTATGAAGAAGCAATGCATCagcaaaccatcccagcccagtcgagatcaagtccatgagttcaaTATAACTTGTAAGTTTAATAtttgcccatgaattcctcttcagactcaagcaatacatgcaatgatgccgcatgcaggaagatcacagacccatgggtgggaagtcttgtggatccaggacagtggaagcatctaaacactggcaggggtttccatgtggcttctccacctcCAGGACTCTGGTGTAGCTCCAAGTATCTTGTcagtaggaatgtctcgcagggagtgtgtgtgtcctgcctccagtgagctatttatttccttagcgcctccaaatgaggtcatcaagctgcgacctgattgagaggctaaactccacccttttaatagtctcaagttgacagcaaattatgtaactactacagattACCCTTTATCAACTCGATACTTTTACCcagttctttagccatatataattttaaacaaactaataaaatcatatctgtacctaataggaaaaactaaaatgcatacaattcaataagtgTCATCCTTATTTAAATGCATTATTCTATAAGTGAGCAACACACTattctatgcttaacaattgcagctaagtaacacctacaccttaatactataatcctatgaatatatttcttCACCTACGAAAGTTGTAAGCcaatcacttcatgcctttatcctcccaattttgggtatccagttCCTATACTGCCCATTTATATCAACCCATGCTcctaggagacaatcatattctttgatgtgaagaatcttcattccagttggaaccctgtgaagtccacatccataagcaaagtcaaattaggacaggccatccacaaggtcagcaacaatatgcaccagttcacaggctcaaatattttctctttatctgcttgggttctggtcaactcaatgtaggCTGCCTcagttagcctcaccagggtgcacattagttgccttgcctttagaccatggctcCATTACAAATTCTCAACAGCCCAAGCCCATTTGGGCTAGGTGATGCCATAGGCTCAGGTTGCACACAACTCTATAAAATTCAGACCTGCCAACCCAttcttgtcttctcctctagtttctgtaaaccaggtccatgggtgccagtggccagactcaactgtctctttattgctgcatttctcccacttctactcTACAAATGGATCCAGCTGGTCACCTAGCAAACATTTCAGTCTGCCCAAAGGCTCTCTTTAGCATTCAGTCCTAAAGAGGAAAGTTTCTTCATGGCTCTAGATTTTTTTTCCAGCGTCTGGCACAaatcactagttcaaaattcaaaatgcCAAAGGGCTCCATTTTTTCTTCAAGCTGTCAACAGCGCCCTAGGCAAGTATCTTCACCTtcgaatgtcctgagcactcaaaacATTGGGTGGGGATTGTCCTTTCAGAGTCTTCTTTGAAAGCATGTCCTAAGCCCATTTACCccatttccccgaaaataagacagtgtcttacattaatttttgctcccaaagatgcgctagtcaaggttaactagagaaacaaatctagaggcactcacatgtgtacaagaaagagctttatataaagagtaattgtatattcagaaaacatcccagcccagtccatatcaagtctaagtccggtattagctcatatgtccgataccagtctataaagtcctcttcacactcacacaatatatgcaatgatgccgaatacaggaagatcacaggccagtgggtggaaactcttgtggctccagtggcagtggaagtatatCAgtattggtgtgggtctccacatggcccctccagttccagggctctggttccattagTGTAGGTCCACATGACTTGTCAAcaaaatgtcttgcagggagagtgtgtgtctggactccagtaagctatttctatatgtcatgcctccaaatgaagtcatcaagctgcgacctgattgacaggctagactccaccccttcctcaagttgacagtacctGCCATACTCATCCCTTGAGAATTATTTACATCAGGTAAATGCATAATAACAGTCAcaggacacacaaaacatttcTGAGACCTCTTCAACAAGAACTCTTTGTTTCACTTGATAATACCACTCCTTCTGGTCTGGGTGCAAAAATCTATTTTTGCACAAAATGTGCCTCTGATAACTTTTCTTCAGTGCCGGGTAATGTTTATCTCGTAAGActcaaggtcaacattttaatttGGATGACTCCCAAAAGCGAAGTTCTTGCCACTTTGGTGGAAGAGACAAAGTTCTGCAACAGCGCCCTCCTTAGGAGTGTTCTTTTCCTTCATCAATCTTTCTCAAAAGCACTTCCACTTCACAAGGATGTAGCAACTTCTGGACCAAATTATTGGGGATATTGTGTGACTTTGATGTTGGAGAAGCTGTCCATGCCAGAGACCAGGTGCTGGACAAGTTGGGCACAGGATTTGGGCACTGGATGAGGTAAGTGTGGTACAGTATCTACTGAGGAACCAGCCCTGTGGACACACTGGAAGCAGGGAACATGATTCTTTCTCCTTGcagtgtgtctccagccctctctACTGAGAAAGCTTCATATCCTGACATGATTGAAGGGAATATATAATGGGATCATATTCATTTTCACCGACTGGGCACAAAGGGTGAATTTGGAGGTGA includes the following:
- the RBM43 gene encoding RNA-binding protein 43 isoform X1, whose product is MASSLGTIESVSNANRSEASERTIVVAGLPVDCLQDQLLAKVVKIYFQDPQIKGGDVENVIYPTRTKGVAYVTFKEKAVADNVIRKPKHHLERKTFRAQLTVSGFSEQVFCAVNAILDLSIFQSQVILENLIRDLKKKIPTLCFSPLEANGRISVQGSFLALKKLRESLLLQATALPGNKTPSSCEGEKCSRASPRRSRQGNHAPSESLRTLVPETTRNGETLVLDTDVFLYLKFKCRYYESTLKECKVLSQETGDGDITTICLKNAQGGSQPHNAKQVKQLLEGYAHSLQRDLRKETLVLDGKEKEEKRALRLACEKLQLRFPKVLVNCYRTHIDMIGSSSDTYLFKKQVRKLTG
- the RBM43 gene encoding RNA-binding protein 43 isoform X2, which encodes MESVSNANRSEASERTIVVAGLPVDCLQDQLLAKVVKIYFQDPQIKGGDVENVIYPTRTKGVAYVTFKEKAVADNVIRKPKHHLERKTFRAQLTVSGFSEQVFCAVNAILDLSIFQSQVILENLIRDLKKKIPTLCFSPLEANGRISVQGSFLALKKLRESLLLQATALPGNKTPSSCEGEKCSRASPRRSRQGNHAPSESLRTLVPETTRNGETLVLDTDVFLYLKFKCRYYESTLKECKVLSQETGDGDITTICLKNAQGGSQPHNAKQVKQLLEGYAHSLQRDLRKETLVLDGKEKEEKRALRLACEKLQLRFPKVLVNCYRTHIDMIGSSSDTYLFKKQVRKLTG